One Pseudobutyrivibrio xylanivorans genomic window, GCTTTTTACGTGAGTCTAGGTAAGTGTACAGATAGCGACCTTCCTTTGGTCTATATTGTTCACCTGTTCTAAGTACTCTTCCTTTATTATCCTTTCTGGCCTTTGCCATAACTGCCTCCTTCTTACTAATAAGAAAGAAGCTCCTGCCTTAGCTATTCTGAATAAACCTTTTCAAGTCCCTCCAAAATAACCTGTGTCTTTGTTAATGATTTCTGTTTGGAATATGCTTCTAAGCGAGAATACTGTTCCGCTGTTAAACGAAGCGTCACTATTCTGTTCTTAGGATCATCAGCCTTAGGCCTTCCACCCTTGTTCTTTTCCTCGCTCATCAATATTCCTCCTACAACAAATATTATAGTTTTTGTAATACAATAACGCAAGAGTTTCTTTCTACAATCTAAATGATTCCAAATACTGGTCGAACACCTCTGTGTTTACCAAACAAAGCTTGTCCAGCTTATACACTGCGCCTGCATCATGGGCCATTCTTTCAAACTTCTTTTGACACATGGAGTACATTTCTGCACCTTCTTTATATCTTACAAACTTCTTGTTTTTGATTTCCTGATCCATTTGCTATACCCCCT contains:
- a CDS encoding DUF6462 family protein, which translates into the protein MDQEIKNKKFVRYKEGAEMYSMCQKKFERMAHDAGAVYKLDKLCLVNTEVFDQYLESFRL